tctttctgtattttatatGAACAAAAATGTCTGTAGGTCTTTTTCTGGTGTATAAGTCTTCACCAGATTTATACACACAGAGATTTTGCCTTTTCTACTTTGCAAAACTGCTTGAGATCTTTCAGACTGGATAGAAAGAGCTTGTGAATTGTTAGTTTAGAGTCTAGCCAcaaatggctttcttcttgcctctCGTGCTTAAAGGCCTCATCTATGGATACTGCAGTAAACATTTGTGCTGGCAGATTGTCCCACCTGtgttgtggatctctgcagctcctccacagcaACCATTGGTgtcttggctgcttttctgattaataCTGTCTTTTCCTGACCTTCTGGTATATGCAAGGGGCTTTGTCTTGGTAGATTTGCAGTTGTGCTATATACTCTTTcaatttttgattaaatcagACACATATGAACTGTACGGACTGGATTTCTGATGCTAATATATTGTAAGACATTCTAATGTAGTTATAAACCAAAATGCTACTTATTGATTTAATTGAATTCTAATTTATTCTGGAGCGATTTCCACCTCTTCTGCCTCTCTGCAGGTGTTGTTCGGGCCTTCAGTGTGTTCCCCATCCTCAGCACCACCCTGTTGATGCTTGGCGGGTTGTGTGTTGGTGTAGGGCGAGCGTACAACAAGACAAATAATGTACTCCTCAGTGCAGGCATTCTTTTTGTAGCCGCAGGTAAGCTGAATGACACACGCACACTGCCAGCCTCACTCTCAAAGAGCTTCAATCATGAAAGCTGTGGGCTGGAATATTAAAGTTTCTTCCATTAATAGCGATGTGGCACTTACAGACTCATGCGGTACTCAAAGATGGCCACACATCTCAGTCATGGGCAATGATCATAAATATCATTTAGAGTACCAGAAGTGATAAAAATCCTGCATTTACTGGTTGATAAATAGTAAGTTTTGTCTTTGTCGGTagaaaagttgtgatttttttcatggCAAGAAGTAGTTattcttctttccttttacCAGGCCTAAGCAATATCATCGGTATCATTGTCTACATCTCAAGCAACACTGGGGATCCAGGTGACAAGCGAGACGATGACAAGAAGTACACCTACTCCTATGGCTGGTCCTTCTACTTCGACGCCCTCTCCTTTATTGTGGCTGAAACTGTCGCCGTCCTTGTCATCAACATCTACATCGAGAAGAACAAGGAGATCCGCTGGAAGGCGCGGCGCGAATTTATCCGCTCGCTGTCCTCCTCTTCGCCATACTCTAGAATACCCAGCTTCCGCTACCGTCGGAGGAATTCTCGCGCCAGTTCGCACTCTACGGAGGCCTCTAGGGAGAACTCGCCTGCAGGTGGCATGAAGGGGGCAACGTCTTCCAGCGGGCCCTTGGATGAGCTGTCCATGTATGCCCTCGCAAGGGACAGTGTAACTGAGAACACATACAGCCCTGAGCATGAGGGAAGTGCCGAATTCCTGCAGGTTCATAACTGTTTCCCAAATGATTTAAAGGATGGAGTAAATCGCAGAACCACGCCTGTGTGAGTGCGAGGATTGTAAGGTCAAGGTTGACCTGAGTGATGGTGTAAAATCAGCAGTCTGATGTACCGAATCAGCTCACCCTGTGAAAAAGAGCCTCTCAATTTTGTGAAAGGACCAAAAGTAGACAGGACAGTGAGAAGGAGAGTAGATGAGCCAATTAACAAAACGGGGAGAAAATCGCTTGCTTTTAGAGTTCACTGAAGTAGTACAGAGTTACCAAGGTCTGTGCTTTAAccaattcagtttttatttttgaactgtTCATATGTGAGCAGTCTGCTAACACATTCAATGTTTACAAAATTATTCCCACACTTTTTAGCTAAACTTGAGAATGAAACCTTGAGGCTTGTAATTCAGATGTATTCTACATATTATTCAAACAACATGGTGCTAAATGAAACATATTCTTCAGTGTTCCATTTGTATGTGGCGTTAGCTCTAGTTTCTCGTTGTATTCCATGTTAGGCTCTAAATACAACCTTGAAAGAGAGTCAGTGTCTTTACAAAATTATATCCTTACTAAACTGTGATGTACTGAATGTTTAGTATTTAGGCTAATTTTATCTCTGTATTGTTTGTTCTTTAATCCCTGAACCCTCTAAAGGTGGACACAAAGCGGAGTCAAGATTTTGCGCTTATGCAAGTGGTTGCACTTGCATAAGAGCCTACCTTCTCAAATGGAGGCATCCgtcttaaaacaaaagacaaaaaagctcTAGAGAAGCCTGAGcttaacaaacaaacacacacacacacacacacaacaaaagtCAGGACTACTTTTGGCTCCAAACAGAGTCTTGGCATCAAGTTTTTAAGAGATAATAATTAGAACCAAGCAGAGATTTCTTGTCTGTCTGTCAAAGCTTGAACGTCTGGCAGGCTTGCCACTCTACTGCCAAACACCAATCCTGCACAGAAGCCAAGGGAGCCGTGTGGAACTGTATCTCCCAAGGATTTATCCCCATCTACATGAGCTGTGCTGCAAGTTCCTGACTGCTCTGTGTGTTAGTTCTCTCAGGAAATACAGCAAAGTTGTGGCAGGTTGAATCCTCTGAGGTCTGCAAGAAGTCGGACCAGTGACGAAGACAAACCTTGAGAAAAATAagtgaagaaaagtaaaaatgccATGAAATTCTTTAGTAAATACTGTGAGTGTTGTCTGAGCCTCCTGGGCTCAGTTGACCAGAGAAAAGTGTTAGAGGAGACAATACTTCATACTATGAAGagcacatgtaaaaaaaaagccatcagTGTAGGTCTTTCACTTTTATATATCAGTctgaaaaagtaaatgtaatgtaaagcTGTCaataaaagtgtaataaaaaaacatgccaaTGTGAAAAGAGAATTCAAAGCATTATTTAATGAAAGATTGTCTCAGTAATCAAACTTTGACCAGTCGGGCAATGATCATGTGATTCAACTTACCTTTTTATATTCAGCTAAGACTAATATTTCTGTTATGAGTCGGTGATTCTATTAAATATTTCGTTTTGTAAGGTGAAGTACAGTGAGTATGTTTAGGAAAAGAAACTATATTTCTATTCCATGTATGAGCGGCAGCTGTATTTCACTGTATGTGCTTACACTAATTTATGACTGACTATGTAATAAAGCACCTTCTCTGTTGTCATTATTAAGCATTCAAAATTTGGATCATTCGGAGGGAAGGTAAAGAACTGGTTAAGCTGCACAGTtataaaaaagtgaagaatCTGAGGCTCCCATCTTTTTACTGAGGAGTTCTGTTATACACTATGTTCAGTACCAAACTAATCTCTTATGTAAAGGTAATTCAGTGCCTTTTTATGATCTGCTGTATTTCCCACTTTCAATGTTcttacaaaaagaagaaaaaaatatttttaacttgtgTATTTCCCCCGACATACTGTAcctgaataaacaaacaaaatcagggTCATTGTTGTTGTACTTTGTGGTGGTGATTTCTTCATAACAAAAAATGGTGCTGTTTTAGGAATCCACAGTTtcctaaaagcaaaaaaagattCCACCATTAAACGTACATTTACTGAGTTTATGGCAGGgagtttccttttatttttgcagcgaAGGAGAAAACACAGATTTGGTTTCCTACATAAACTTTGCTCAACTGGCTGCTTCCTCAGCTGCTGACCAGTGGAAATATGACTGCCTCCTGCTTCAAAtcacaatttctttttcacCATCAAAATTGTTATTTACCAACAAACATATAAGGATAAAGTTGCAGTTTGAATCATGTTACAGCTGGTGTGTAAACTGGCATtctaacattttgttatttcttacatgAAAGAAATTACCCACAACTGATAATTCATTGGCTGGTAGAAAGTGtttttctggaagaaaaaaaaagtaaataaataaaaaatgtgctgtTAACTCCTCAAATCAAGACATCAATAGGTAGAGACAGTTAATAGGCATGGGGGAATTAGTAACACTGGGAGGTAGGATTACAGGAATTTAGGTGGGAAGAGTTGAGTTTTACATGACTGCTTGAATAGACTGAAAACCTACTCACCACCCGATCAAACACTCAAggtattaaaaatgtatgaatgaaCGCACCCAACAGAGCACAACAACCTCTTgatgaacatttttctgttctttgtgttgcAGCTGTTACTAATCATCTCAGGGTTGCTTGTCTTGTCACTGAGCACCTCTGATTGCTGTGCTGTGTTGGTGGCTGACCTTTCCCTCTCTCCTGAATGCCTTCTCTCCTGCTCAAGATTAAATCGCTGCTGTTTCCATTCAAGCTACAACCCCCTAGCTGGAGTCTTTGCATTGTTTGTGCAACATTAGTGGCGCAGTCCTCTTTGAACAGAAAAGCTGCCACTTTCAATGTTTGAAAGTTCAAATATTTAGTTCTAATcttactgaatattttatttgcacctgaaaaaagtgatttacttgaacttatttttttttaataaccctTTTAGACTTATTTAACTAGTGATATtcactgatttctttttctagcagagaaaaaagaaactgcactCTTCTCCCATGGGCTAACATAACTTGAGTAAGAATCTTCTTGAAGAAATTTACCAGTTTCCAACATCGGTTTGAGGAATGTTTGCCTTAAAATGTTTGAGGTGTTTCTCAGATTTACAATCTGTTTACAGTCTTAATGGGATCAAATTTCAAAATTCTCACTTCTACCCAGGATGTTccattttttctatttcagcCAGTCTTTGTGAAATGTCCtgtgatatttcagtttttctcatgTTGAAAGCGTCCTCTGATACAAAGAAgaattaattgtgattttttttatggtgaGGTGGCCAGACCCTGCAGCAGCAAAGCATTCCCACACCATGACACTTCCACCTTCATGCTTCGCAGCTGAATTTGCTTTATGcctcttttctgtttgaactgGTTTTGcaatttaaacaaatcaaatctcCATCAAAATGCTGAGTAGCAATGTTCTAAATCTCGGTTTCATGAAAATGATCTTTCAtccagttttattgtttattcagGATTTTCCCAGAATTTTTCAGTATGGTTTAGATTTATGCTAAACATTGATATAAAcaaatatgctaaaaaaaacaaacaggctgTCATACTGTGTTCTAGCTTTGCACATCACTCTATGTTGTGCCTCATGTCAAAACTATAAAACTGCTCTACAAAATGAGAGGAATCACACTGGTgaaatttcattttcatcaaCAACTGGTAATCCAACTTGGGAAATCAACCTCTGATATAAACATCCAATATTGCAGCACAATCAAGGAGCTACATCGTCCCCTTGTAATCTTCACCTAATTGAATTGTTTTGGGTCTCTGCTCATTAACTCACAATTCACCATCCTACATCACTTCAAACTCATTTAAATGGATAGATGAAGTATTTAAATGCACAGAACAAGCAGGTAAGGATGCATTGTAAGTGATCCTGTTGTTCTACTCGCAGAGACTGACATAACCCTCATAAAAATTGGCCTTGAGGCACGGATGGTCTAATTTAGCTGGAGCAATGTTGCCTGTCATTAGCGAATGCACACAGTTGGGTCCCTCTGAAGGCTGTGCAATCTAGTCAGCTTTGGGTAAATTTAGCCACCAATTAAGGTGTTTTATGGTGGAATTAAAAATTGTGACAGGAAAGCTAGCAGCCACAATTAAATAATATCTCTTTAAATCCATCTTTACTCCCGCAGAAGAAACGAAGCACATCCGTGGTTGCAGacagctgaaacaaaaaatgttcagttgATGATTCAGATATTCCTTCCTTGTCAGGTGTTCTGTCTTTCTCCTACCAGTCGACTGACACTAGCTGATCTCTTGGGTATGATACACTGCGCTCTGGGTGGCGTGTCACTGCTGTTGTGCACATCCTCATCTGTTGCTTAGAGACAGCTGTGAGGTGTTTGGTCTCTTTGCAGCCACAGAGGAGACCGTGAACAAATAACAGGTCAGGGGTCAGCCAGGAAGATGGGAAAAACCAAAATACATATTATTACACACTGAGAGATGAGTGGACTCTGTCATTGGAAGGACACCTTTACTGCAAATGTAACCAGGCAGGTTGTGATAATAAACATGGGTTTTTGCCATCATCTCTCAGACTTTGACACTGTCAGATGTCCTTCACcaagcattttgttttgcccACATTCTATTGTTTTCTGACAAATCTGATATGTCAAGCCAACTGCTTTGTTTCTTTACGGATCTCCTAATTGTGcacacatgaatatgttttaaaaagaaggtaagggtaattttatttatatagcacattttcaggtACTACAagagtaaagggggctgaaaataaatgcaaaccacactattttgatttttattagtaaagaAATCATGAAAACTATGCatcatatttgtctttttgtcatttttgttacATCGGTCTATTACATATAAACCCAGTAACAATAGATTGTAGTTGCAACATTCCAAATGGCAGAAAGGCTTAAGAGGTATGAACACTCTTGTGAGGCTCTGCAATCCTGGATTGTATTTTGTGTCCCCTTGACTTTATGTTTAGCTTTAAATATCCCAAAGTTTAAAGTATAAACCCCCACGAGCTGTGTGAGTTGTGTCAGAGCAGAAAATGGGCCAGAGTCCTGTCTAAAGTGGGGCGCAGTGGTTTATAAAAAGCTTGTCCACTTATGCAGGGAGTTTTACGGGCAAGATGTTGATTGTGCAATTCAGATCTATCAGATTTGACCGGTTTACATATGTTAATAAAGCTGATAATAATAGAGAGCTCAAGATTTCAGATTTCAGCCTTCCAAATGAATTGTGGTTTTAAGTACTTCCGTTAAATTAATACATGCTGAGAACTCGACATAAATACGTGTAATGCATTTTCtgatgacacattttttaacGTCAACAGCATGAATATTCTACAGGTTTGAAGTAAAAGCTCCTTTTTCCTCATAAAAATCTGGATCAGCTGCTGGGATCAGGTGAAGTCCTTGTTTCAAACCTTGATGGCTGATTGGCTGAGGAAGTAGATCAGCCATTTCAGACGCCAACTAATAAAGGAAATCTTTCCCCCGAGGAGTCCCATGGCGCATGGCACCTGAGACAATTGAACGAGATTGGACTGAATAAGAAAAAGAGGGAGATGCGACAGAGAGTGTTCCAGATAAATGATGGATTGATAAGTGTTTGGAAGAgtgatgaaatattaaagtcTGGTGTCAGAGCATGACGATTGTTCCCATCTGATGGTCTTTGATGTTGTAAGAAttgcagggggaaaaaaatctgaatcaacaaattgtattaaaactttaaatcaatGAGCTCAGTCTTGCTGTAACACTGGTCCCAATTGCTTTGCTCCAAAATATTGATGTAAAGAGCATAAAGACATCCAGGTTCACCTTGCTCATTTAAGTGAATGGCCTTAGTTTACCAAAGGCAAGcagggagggagaggaagagaggagagaggcaGAAACTGGGGCACTGTTATCTGGCCTCTTTTTACCAACCACAAGGCACAAGGCGGAGAACGAAAAAGACAGACCCTTGAAGAGCAGGAGCGATAACAGAGGACACTGGAGGTGTGGTGAAGGCGGCAAAACATCTGGAGACAATGTCCGATGTCaagaactgaaaataaagagGAGCAGGACCAAATTCCACGGCAGCCTGTCCAACCACTCGCCCAGCTGACACAAACCGGTGGCAAGCACGGACGCGCACACCCACGGTTCTGCGCGCACCAATTTGAAGCTGCAACATGTTTGAGGAGCAGGTGACAAAGGTCAAGATCACATCTGTGGTGATCGTCGTCGGCATGTCTGCGATGCTGGCGGCAGTGGTGACAGATCACTGGGCCGTCCTGAGTCCCAGGGTGGAGAAGCTCAACGCCACATGTGAGGCGGCCCACTTTGGCCTCTGGAGGCTTTGCAAGAAGACCATCTTCATGATGAAGGAAGACCCTCAGGGCAAAGGATGTGGCCCCATCAGCTTACCTGGAGGTATGGGGCATCCTAATTTTTAATCAGTAAAGTAAAACCTGATCAGTGATTATCTTTTAGTCCTTATGGTTAAGATGCCCGTCAAGAAGTGGAGTTCAGGCATATGGTCTGTGGCGTTGCTAAGATGGTACAATCTACTGTcactgtttattaaaaatagtgaCTGTTAAAAAACCCTAAATAATTATCTCACAGGATATTAAAGAGCTTTTTGAGTTATAATCTATCAGCTTCCACATTCAGGACCCTTTATAAgcgcttttgttttgtgtggaTCTGTTCCTTCTGCTGTTGTCTTCCTCTCTTGTGCCAGCACATATGTGGCCGTGTGTGCAGACATTCACCAGAGCATAAACATGGATGGGTATTTCAACCAAACACTTCACAACTCACTATGCCCAGAAACCCTGTGAACTGTCTTTGTCTTCCACAAAAGAAGTCACTGAACAGACTGCTGATTAGGTACAACGAGGATACCTTCAATGTGTTATGGTGAAAGAAAACgaaaatcttttctgtttgtcatAAAATCATATGGGTCGTTGAATCATTTATTATGGCGTAGTCTGACTCTCTTTGGGCTGAAATGTAAGATCTCAACTCCCTTATCTTGACAGATAATATTTTGACATATTCTTTAGAGGCTTTGATCAGATCAGATGTGAATCTTTCAAGAAAGTAGCATTTATTACTTTTGTGGTTAAAACACAGATGGAAAATGTCAACTAAAGCTGTTTCTGTCAAGTATAAAGTCAACTCTTTTGCACAATTGGGTGGTATTCCAAGCtgtaagtcataaaaaaaaagtcaaagcatTGCAGCATGTatctttaaaggttttaaattataTGCACAGCTTTAATTACGAGGGCTCTCTTTGTGCAGAGCAAGCCCCTGGGTAAAACCATGTCTCCTGGCCCCTGGCTGTGCATGCGTGCCTTGCAGCCTAACTGAGAGATTTCACTCTGACTCTGTCATTGACTTTGCCTCTGGCTCCTCCAGCACCTCAGGATCAGTACAGGCCTTAATGAAGTGTGGCTTTCCGCCCCAGCTCATGAGTTAGAATACACCTGGGAGACTCGGGACGAATGACAGAAATTGAGAGAAGAGAGCAGGAGGGTGTACGTGGGCAGGGATACCTCTGTTGAGAGTGAGACACAGAGCACTTTTGGAACgaacaaaagagagagagaaaggtggTGGTGGGGATGCGGAGGGTTCTTCCTGTGAAGTGAGAAGgtgttgtactttttttttccacgaaCATGTTGAGAGACCATATAATAGTGTACCTAGACAGAAAGCCAGATGAACACgctttcatctttttctctgGACAAGCCCGTCACCTGTTGGATGTAAGACAGAAATTGTGACTGACAGACTCATAATTCCAGTTTGACATGTTAATCAGCCCCTAAGATATCATTATAAAGCACCCTCCAGATGTATTGAACCACctgtaaagatgtgtaaaaagcttaaaataaattctggcTCGGGTT
The DNA window shown above is from Xiphophorus couchianus chromosome 16, X_couchianus-1.0, whole genome shotgun sequence and carries:
- the cacng4b gene encoding calcium channel, voltage-dependent, gamma subunit 4b, with the protein product MGWCDRGVQTLLATAGAFAAFSLMTIAIGTDYWLYSRAYICNGTNVTTDEIKTKKGDLTHSGLWRICCIEGINQGSCYWINHLSDDDDYDTDRSEYLLRVVRAFSVFPILSTTLLMLGGLCVGVGRAYNKTNNVLLSAGILFVAAGLSNIIGIIVYISSNTGDPGDKRDDDKKYTYSYGWSFYFDALSFIVAETVAVLVINIYIEKNKEIRWKARREFIRSLSSSSPYSRIPSFRYRRRNSRASSHSTEASRENSPAGGMKGATSSSGPLDELSMYALARDSVTENTYSPEHEGSAEFLQVHNCFPNDLKDGVNRRTTPV